In Rubidibacter lacunae KORDI 51-2, the following are encoded in one genomic region:
- a CDS encoding cation:proton antiporter, with protein MSAEMLGEGPGIQQSLEQFLVVLSISLGVATLSQIVSWFRRVPYTLLLVVVGLGLAFVDVRLVNLSPELILEIFLPPLLFEAAWNIQWRNLKENLLPVGLFATLGVAISIATVALGLSTLAGVPLEIALLVGAALSATDPVSVVALFRELGAGERLTVLMEGESLFNDGVAVVAFVLLVGIPLGTETFELTSSLARFVTFVGVGVGVGAALGFGISYLTQRFDLPLVEQSLTLVSAYGTYLIAEKLGGSGVIGVVTVGLILGNFGSRIGMNPRTRLIVSKFWEFIAFFVNSIVFLLIGDQIDIVELGDAVPGIATVVGLILAARAVGVFGLSTFHNLLSEEAIGWREQIVLWWGGLRGGVSIALALSVPVALAERQDIIEAVFGAVLFTLLVEGLTTRTVLEKLGLVGGDRALSEEYSELLAQGEALRRVQTYLKELDNNPEIDAEYYSYQKDLVDGEVASINDRIVKFKNEYPQLRMLEQEQLRKRLLDIEADTYAEYIRTGQLSKELSPWVLKIIVEADAAE; from the coding sequence ATGAGCGCAGAAATGTTGGGTGAGGGCCCGGGAATTCAGCAGAGCCTCGAACAGTTTTTGGTCGTACTGTCGATTTCGTTGGGCGTTGCGACCCTCTCGCAAATCGTGAGTTGGTTCCGGCGCGTCCCTTACACGCTCCTGTTGGTTGTCGTCGGTTTGGGATTGGCGTTTGTTGACGTCCGTCTGGTCAACCTGTCGCCAGAGCTGATTTTAGAGATCTTTCTGCCGCCATTGTTATTCGAGGCTGCATGGAACATCCAATGGCGCAACCTCAAGGAAAATCTCTTGCCCGTGGGCTTGTTTGCCACCTTGGGCGTTGCGATATCGATCGCGACGGTGGCGCTGGGTCTCAGCACGCTGGCAGGAGTGCCACTTGAAATCGCGCTGTTGGTCGGCGCGGCCTTATCGGCAACCGATCCGGTTTCGGTGGTGGCGCTATTCCGCGAATTGGGGGCGGGCGAGCGACTGACGGTTTTGATGGAGGGCGAGAGTCTGTTCAATGATGGCGTAGCGGTCGTCGCCTTCGTCTTGCTCGTGGGGATCCCGCTGGGAACGGAAACCTTCGAGCTGACCTCATCGCTCGCGCGCTTTGTCACCTTTGTCGGCGTCGGCGTCGGCGTTGGTGCGGCGCTAGGATTTGGTATTTCCTATTTGACCCAGCGTTTCGACCTGCCGTTGGTCGAGCAGTCCCTGACGCTGGTGTCAGCTTACGGCACTTACCTAATCGCCGAGAAACTGGGCGGCTCGGGTGTCATCGGGGTGGTGACGGTGGGCTTGATCTTGGGTAACTTCGGCTCGCGCATCGGCATGAACCCGCGCACGCGCTTGATCGTGTCGAAGTTCTGGGAATTCATTGCCTTCTTTGTGAACTCGATTGTCTTCCTGCTCATCGGCGACCAAATCGATATTGTCGAGTTGGGCGACGCAGTTCCCGGGATCGCCACAGTGGTGGGGTTGATTTTGGCGGCACGCGCGGTCGGCGTGTTCGGTCTCAGTACCTTCCACAATCTGCTGAGCGAGGAGGCAATTGGGTGGCGAGAGCAGATCGTTCTGTGGTGGGGCGGCTTGCGTGGCGGCGTCTCGATCGCCTTGGCTTTGAGCGTGCCGGTTGCCCTCGCCGAACGCCAAGACATCATCGAAGCCGTCTTTGGAGCTGTATTATTCACGTTGCTAGTGGAAGGTCTAACGACGCGGACCGTGCTGGAAAAATTGGGACTCGTTGGCGGCGATCGCGCCTTGAGCGAGGAGTATTCAGAGCTGTTGGCGCAGGGTGAAGCGCTACGGCGCGTGCAAACCTACCTCAAAGAACTCGATAACAATCCCGAAATCGACGCGGAATATTACAGCTACCAGAAAGATCTGGTGGACGGTGAGGTTGCCAGCATCAACGATCGCATCGTTAAGTTCAAGAACGAATATCCGCAACTGCGCATGCTGGAACAGGAGCAACTTCGCAAACGATTGCTCGACATCGAAGCCGATACCTACGCCGAGTACATTCGCACCGGTCAACTGAGCAAGGAACTCTCGCCTTGGGTGCTCAAAATCATCGTTGAAGCGGATGCTGCTGAATAA
- a CDS encoding nucleoside hydrolase — MTKQLVLMDHDGAVDDFLALTLLLRMPSVELLGVVVTPADCYIGAALSVTRKLLDWLGRSDVPVAESTVRGINPFPPAYRRDSVVIDNLPVLNERDEIRTPLVPESGVDFMANALSAAPRPVTLMVTGPLSTLAEVLERDPSLFAHIDRVVWMGGALNVPGNVERLYAPEHDGSAEWNAFWDPPSVARVWATEIPIILCSLDLTNEVPLTAETIRQVAKQRSYPLSDFVGTCYALALPQDYYCWDILATAYLDRPDLYETTTVTTEIVATGSSQGRTRVTPSGGRPVQVMAKVNKPGFYQYLLQQWAL, encoded by the coding sequence ATGACAAAGCAGCTCGTGCTGATGGACCACGATGGTGCGGTGGATGACTTCCTCGCCCTGACGCTGTTGTTGCGGATGCCATCGGTCGAGTTGCTTGGCGTCGTCGTGACGCCGGCCGACTGTTACATCGGTGCCGCTCTGAGCGTGACACGCAAGCTTCTAGATTGGTTGGGGCGTTCGGACGTGCCGGTTGCCGAAAGTACGGTGCGCGGGATCAATCCGTTTCCACCTGCATATCGGCGCGACAGCGTCGTCATCGACAATCTCCCGGTTCTGAACGAGCGCGACGAGATCCGCACGCCGCTTGTCCCGGAATCGGGAGTGGACTTTATGGCCAACGCCCTGAGCGCCGCGCCGCGTCCGGTGACGTTGATGGTGACCGGACCGCTCTCGACCCTGGCAGAGGTATTAGAACGCGACCCGAGCCTCTTCGCGCACATCGATCGCGTGGTGTGGATGGGCGGCGCTCTCAACGTTCCAGGCAACGTAGAGCGGCTTTACGCCCCCGAGCACGACGGGTCGGCCGAGTGGAATGCGTTTTGGGATCCGCCAAGCGTCGCGCGGGTGTGGGCGACGGAAATCCCAATTATCCTTTGCTCCCTCGATCTCACCAATGAAGTGCCGCTGACCGCGGAGACGATCCGGCAGGTTGCCAAGCAGCGCAGCTACCCACTCTCGGATTTCGTGGGAACATGCTACGCCCTAGCATTGCCGCAAGACTACTACTGCTGGGACATTCTCGCTACGGCATATCTCGATCGCCCGGACTTGTACGAAACCACAACCGTTACGACCGAGATCGTCGCGACGGGCTCGAGCCAGGGACGCACGCGCGTCACCCCTAGCGGCGGCCGCCCGGTGCAGGTGATGGCAAAAGTGAACAAGCCCGGGTTCTACCAATACCTGCTCCAGCAGTGGGCCCTGTAG
- the msrA gene encoding peptide-methionine (S)-S-oxide reductase MsrA: MVFFGFGKKQTLPSPENALRGRAAQMPVPVRHSVNGNPLQLPFPDGIELVQFGMGCFWGAERKFWQQPGVFSTAVGYSGGHTPNPTYQEVCSGMTGHTEAVLVAYDPSKVSFEQLLKIFWEGHDPTQGMRQGNDVGTQYRSAIYTYTDEQRRLVEQSRDRFQAALKEAGYGDITTEIADAAEFYYAEDYHQQYLAKNPNGYCGLGGTNVACPVGLVSESK, encoded by the coding sequence ATGGTTTTCTTCGGATTTGGCAAAAAGCAAACGCTCCCCTCGCCCGAAAACGCGCTGCGCGGTCGCGCGGCTCAAATGCCGGTACCCGTGCGCCACTCCGTCAACGGCAATCCGCTGCAGTTGCCTTTCCCCGACGGCATCGAACTCGTCCAGTTCGGGATGGGATGCTTCTGGGGTGCCGAGCGCAAGTTCTGGCAGCAGCCGGGCGTCTTCAGTACGGCAGTCGGTTACTCCGGCGGTCACACCCCCAACCCGACCTATCAGGAAGTTTGCTCGGGGATGACCGGGCATACGGAAGCCGTCCTGGTTGCCTACGATCCGTCGAAAGTCAGCTTCGAGCAGTTGCTCAAAATCTTCTGGGAAGGGCACGATCCCACGCAAGGCATGCGTCAGGGCAATGACGTAGGCACGCAATATCGGTCGGCAATCTACACCTACACCGACGAGCAACGCCGCTTGGTGGAGCAGTCGCGCGATCGCTTCCAAGCTGCGCTGAAAGAAGCAGGCTACGGCGACATCACCACCGAAATTGCCGACGCCGCGGAGTTCTACTACGCCGAGGACTACCACCAGCAGTACCTGGCGAAGAATCCCAACGGCTACTGCGGGCTCGGCGGCACGAACGTCGCCTGCCCGGTCGGGTTGGTCTCCGAGAGCAAGTAA
- a CDS encoding cupin domain-containing protein, whose amino-acid sequence MLVRKLQDCEEFIAGDGTILRELLHPDKQPIALRYSLAHAIVPPGQVSVPHALKTSEVYYIISGTGEMHIDDEAQLIGPGDAVYIPPNAKQYVRNTGSEPLLFVCMVDPAWRVEDELVFDPVSE is encoded by the coding sequence ATGCTCGTCCGCAAACTGCAAGACTGCGAAGAATTCATCGCCGGCGACGGCACCATCCTGCGCGAACTGCTGCACCCCGACAAGCAACCGATCGCCCTACGCTACAGCCTCGCCCACGCGATCGTGCCGCCTGGACAGGTCTCGGTCCCGCACGCACTCAAAACCTCCGAGGTCTACTACATCATTAGCGGCACGGGCGAGATGCACATCGACGACGAAGCGCAGCTCATCGGTCCCGGCGATGCTGTCTACATTCCACCCAATGCCAAGCAGTACGTCCGCAACACCGGTTCCGAACCGCTCCTATTCGTGTGCATGGTCGACCCGGCGTGGCGCGTGGAAGACGAACTCGTCTTCGATCCGGTGAGCGAGTGA
- a CDS encoding VOC family protein, whose amino-acid sequence MLQTARSLASIPFRQTAATPRIEPQLPSAERRSLDAITVLLYYSVIGNRHCRGGANDEPDILRADARIARRRPQERHGILSVPDLDATYRHLSDRGVEFCEPPRAQAWGGTLAHLRDRAGNILTLVA is encoded by the coding sequence ATGCTGCAAACCGCGCGATCGCTCGCGAGCATCCCGTTCCGACAAACTGCTGCGACCCCTCGTATCGAACCGCAACTGCCGTCAGCCGAGCGGCGATCGCTTGACGCAATAACAGTTCTTTTGTACTACTCAGTCATTGGTAACCGGCACTGCCGAGGTGGAGCGAACGATGAGCCCGACATTCTCCGGGCTGATGCCCGAATTGCCCGTCGCCGACCTCAAGAACGCCATGGCATACTAAGCGTCCCAGACCTCGATGCCACCTACCGCCACCTGAGCGATCGCGGCGTGGAATTCTGCGAACCGCCGCGCGCCCAAGCTTGGGGCGGCACCCTCGCCCACCTCCGCGATCGCGCCGGCAACATCCTGACGCTGGTGGCGTAA
- a CDS encoding urease accessory protein UreD: MAISDISDISINPQAIAVTATSDANLHDDAWFGSLDLNYVWRDGATQVARSRHQSPLKVQRPFYPEGRQICHSLILHTAGGIVGGDRLTQALHLQPDARALVTTPAATKIYRSNGRQATQAIAIHLGAEAWLDWLPQEAIAFDGARYRQELRVDLAPSATWLGWDVTRFGRSARGERFLSGEWRSRVEVWRQGKPLWIDRQYLRGGRDIDRLNALAGRSVVGTLAWFGGATVQDSVVRELVAEARSLWQPQGELAEAGVTRARGDGLLCRYRGTSTTEAKRWFVGVWELLRREFAGRSPVMPRAWQWF, from the coding sequence ATGGCAATTTCCGATATATCCGATATATCAATTAACCCGCAGGCGATCGCCGTGACTGCTACTTCCGATGCCAATCTGCACGATGACGCTTGGTTCGGCAGCTTGGACCTCAACTACGTTTGGCGCGACGGTGCGACGCAGGTGGCGCGATCGCGTCACCAGTCCCCGCTAAAGGTACAGCGCCCGTTTTACCCGGAGGGGCGGCAGATTTGCCACAGCTTAATCCTGCATACGGCTGGCGGGATTGTCGGCGGCGATCGCCTCACTCAAGCCCTGCACTTGCAGCCGGACGCGCGCGCGCTCGTAACGACGCCAGCGGCGACCAAGATTTATCGCAGCAACGGCCGACAGGCAACTCAGGCGATCGCGATCCACCTCGGTGCCGAAGCATGGCTGGATTGGTTGCCCCAAGAGGCGATCGCGTTCGATGGCGCTCGTTACCGCCAGGAGCTGCGCGTCGATCTCGCCCCCAGTGCGACCTGGCTCGGGTGGGACGTGACGCGCTTCGGGCGTAGCGCTCGGGGGGAACGGTTCCTCAGCGGCGAATGGCGATCGCGCGTGGAGGTGTGGCGGCAGGGCAAACCGCTGTGGATCGACCGCCAATATCTGCGCGGAGGGCGGGACATCGATCGCCTCAACGCGCTAGCCGGTCGCTCGGTCGTCGGGACGCTGGCGTGGTTTGGCGGGGCAACCGTCCAGGATTCGGTGGTGCGGGAGCTTGTTGCCGAGGCGCGATCGCTATGGCAGCCGCAGGGCGAGCTTGCCGAGGCGGGCGTGACGCGGGCGCGCGGTGACGGATTGTTGTGTCGCTATCGAGGTACGTCAACGACGGAGGCGAAGCGCTGGTTCGTCGGCGTGTGGGAGTTGTTGCGCCGGGAATTTGCAGGGCGATCGCCGGTTATGCCACGGGCGTGGCAGTGGTTTTAG
- a CDS encoding 2-phosphosulfolactate phosphatase family protein has product MKVFVFHTPELTPADTLPDCAVVIDVLRATTTIAAALHAGAVDVRAFSDIDRLMAAGAELAPSQRLRLGERGGKPVEGCDMGNSPLDCTPDAVSGKHLFLSTTNGTRALKRVERSRAVLTAAQINYQAAVNYLRDRQPETVWLVGSGWQGTYSLEDTVCAGAIARALEASAVGNDEVLGAIALYDSWRDRLSELFRHSSHGQRLLRLGNAADIDYCAQSNCCDVLPIQKEPGVLVAL; this is encoded by the coding sequence GTGAAAGTTTTTGTATTCCATACTCCCGAACTTACTCCCGCCGACACCTTGCCCGATTGCGCAGTTGTCATTGACGTCCTGCGAGCAACCACGACGATCGCGGCTGCTCTGCATGCCGGGGCCGTCGACGTACGCGCCTTCAGTGACATCGACCGCTTGATGGCTGCCGGCGCCGAACTCGCCCCATCGCAACGCCTGCGACTAGGCGAGCGCGGTGGCAAACCCGTTGAAGGCTGCGACATGGGCAACTCGCCCCTCGACTGCACGCCGGACGCCGTCAGCGGCAAACACCTGTTTCTCAGTACCACCAATGGCACTCGCGCCCTAAAGCGTGTCGAACGCTCGCGTGCCGTCCTCACCGCCGCTCAGATTAACTACCAGGCAGCAGTCAATTACCTCCGCGATCGCCAGCCGGAGACCGTGTGGCTGGTAGGGTCCGGCTGGCAAGGTACCTATTCCCTAGAAGACACGGTATGCGCGGGGGCAATCGCCCGCGCGCTTGAGGCTAGTGCCGTCGGCAACGATGAGGTGCTCGGCGCGATCGCCCTGTACGACAGCTGGCGCGATCGCCTATCGGAGTTATTCCGCCACTCCAGTCACGGTCAGCGCCTGCTGCGCTTGGGTAACGCAGCTGATATCGATTACTGCGCCCAAAGTAACTGCTGCGACGTCTTGCCCATTCAGAAAGAACCGGGCGTGCTCGTTGCCCTGTAA
- a CDS encoding AMP-binding protein, translating to MTVLPLASLQARWRAGDRAWLIGGSAERLLDVAQRERDRLRASERILLVESDPVQLLAIFIASVERGCNVFLGSPQWRESEWQQAIALVVPNWIYRKGDRVPSPSLATNVPTPLATFPAIGIPTGGSSGQLRFALHDWQTLTAAAQGFQTYFGGGPVRAFCTLPLYHVSGLMQFVRVLNAGGQLAIASYKSLHFDMHTGALIAEPELVNIARDLFFISLVPTQLQRLMAAGGSRWLAGFGTVLLGGAPAWNELLAAARSESIRLAPTYGMTETASQVATLKPEDFLAGRTSSGCVLPHARVTIRGADGELLPPLQVGTIAIAAESLCWGYLPGNAIAREFLTDDVGYVDDDGQLVIVGRRSRKIVTGGENVTPEEIEAVIRSVPQIRDVCVVGIPDREWGEVVAAVVVLSAPAADTLPTDWVALVKAELRDRLSSFKQPKVWIACNSFPRNDRGKTDCARVREFAIAQYRRQCR from the coding sequence GTGACGGTGTTGCCTTTGGCGAGCTTGCAAGCGCGATGGCGCGCGGGCGATCGCGCTTGGTTGATTGGCGGCAGTGCCGAGCGGCTGCTAGATGTGGCACAGCGGGAACGCGATCGCCTGCGAGCGTCGGAGCGCATTTTGCTCGTCGAGAGCGATCCGGTACAGTTGCTGGCCATTTTTATCGCGTCGGTCGAGCGCGGGTGCAATGTGTTTCTGGGGTCGCCCCAGTGGCGCGAGTCCGAGTGGCAACAAGCGATCGCGTTGGTTGTCCCCAACTGGATTTATCGCAAGGGCGATCGCGTCCCCAGCCCGTCTTTGGCGACAAATGTCCCAACGCCTTTGGCAACGTTCCCCGCAATCGGCATTCCTACGGGCGGTTCTTCGGGACAACTGCGGTTTGCACTGCACGATTGGCAGACCCTAACAGCAGCGGCGCAGGGTTTTCAAACGTACTTCGGTGGCGGGCCGGTCCGTGCATTCTGTACGCTACCCCTCTATCACGTCAGTGGTTTGATGCAGTTTGTGCGCGTGCTGAACGCTGGCGGGCAACTAGCGATCGCATCTTACAAATCGCTGCATTTTGATATGCACACAGGTGCATTGATTGCCGAACCGGAGCTAGTCAACATCGCGCGCGATCTCTTTTTCATCTCCCTGGTGCCAACGCAACTACAGCGGCTGATGGCGGCAGGTGGCTCGCGGTGGTTGGCCGGGTTCGGAACGGTCTTACTCGGAGGTGCTCCAGCCTGGAATGAGTTACTTGCAGCAGCGCGATCGGAATCAATTCGCCTCGCGCCAACCTATGGAATGACCGAAACGGCTTCTCAAGTTGCAACGCTCAAACCCGAGGACTTCCTGGCCGGTCGTACGAGCAGCGGATGCGTGCTGCCCCACGCGCGGGTGACGATTCGCGGAGCAGATGGGGAGTTGCTGCCGCCTCTGCAAGTAGGCACGATCGCGATCGCGGCAGAGTCGCTGTGTTGGGGATATCTGCCCGGCAACGCGATTGCTCGCGAGTTTTTGACCGACGACGTGGGGTATGTCGACGATGATGGCCAACTTGTGATTGTCGGTCGCCGCAGTCGCAAGATCGTTACGGGTGGCGAGAACGTTACCCCCGAAGAAATCGAAGCCGTTATTCGCTCGGTGCCGCAGATTCGCGATGTTTGCGTGGTTGGGATTCCCGATCGCGAGTGGGGGGAGGTCGTTGCAGCAGTGGTGGTGCTATCGGCGCCCGCAGCCGATACACTGCCGACCGATTGGGTCGCGCTGGTAAAAGCCGAGCTGCGCGATCGCCTCAGCTCGTTTAAGCAACCGAAGGTCTGGATTGCGTGTAACTCATTTCCGCGCAACGATCGCGGCAAGACCGACTGCGCGCGCGTTCGAGAATTCGCGATCGCGCAGTACCGACGTCAGTGCCGTTAG
- a CDS encoding o-succinylbenzoate synthase: protein MFRFAFRPYRRRFRQPLATSQGRWLHREGIIVRLSDGDRVGWGDIAPLPRFGSETLAEAIAFCRSVGDRLDVAAIALIPPALPSCQFACDSALAELTAASGTLDVAMPNSTYSYLLPAGAAALRAWQTGWGMGMRTFKWKVGAGDISDELVLFEQLSKELPAGVCLRLDANGGLDVAAARAWLAAADRAGNVEFFEQPLPPNCLEEMQQLDEQFLTAIALDESVATLGRLRACWDAGWRGEFVVKAAIAGSPTQVERFCQENAIAPVFSSVFETEVGRRAALRLASAVSGTQRAVGFGVRHWFADDPPVAEWFDRAASGLGSGR, encoded by the coding sequence ATGTTCCGCTTTGCATTCCGACCGTACCGCCGTCGCTTTCGACAACCGCTAGCGACGAGCCAGGGTCGTTGGCTCCACCGCGAGGGCATTATCGTGCGCTTGAGCGATGGCGATCGCGTCGGGTGGGGCGACATTGCACCGCTGCCTCGGTTCGGTTCGGAAACGCTGGCGGAGGCGATCGCGTTTTGCCGCAGCGTTGGCGACAGGTTGGATGTGGCGGCAATCGCGTTGATTCCCCCAGCGCTGCCGTCCTGTCAGTTTGCATGCGACTCTGCGCTCGCGGAACTTACAGCAGCGTCGGGCACTCTGGATGTAGCCATGCCAAACTCGACCTACAGTTACCTGCTGCCGGCGGGCGCAGCAGCTCTAAGAGCCTGGCAGACCGGCTGGGGAATGGGCATGCGAACGTTTAAGTGGAAGGTGGGAGCAGGCGATATTTCAGATGAATTGGTGTTGTTCGAGCAACTCAGTAAAGAACTGCCAGCTGGAGTATGCCTGCGACTCGATGCCAACGGCGGGTTAGATGTGGCAGCAGCCCGAGCGTGGTTGGCGGCCGCGGATCGCGCTGGGAATGTAGAGTTTTTCGAGCAGCCACTACCGCCCAATTGCCTGGAGGAAATGCAACAACTAGACGAGCAGTTCTTAACGGCAATCGCGTTGGACGAGTCGGTTGCAACGCTGGGTCGGCTTCGAGCGTGCTGGGATGCAGGGTGGCGCGGGGAATTTGTCGTCAAGGCCGCGATCGCCGGGTCGCCGACTCAGGTGGAGCGATTCTGTCAAGAGAACGCGATCGCGCCCGTGTTTTCGTCTGTATTCGAAACCGAGGTCGGGCGACGGGCAGCGTTGCGGTTGGCGAGTGCGGTGTCCGGAACGCAGAGAGCAGTCGGGTTTGGAGTGCGGCATTGGTTCGCAGACGATCCCCCGGTTGCCGAGTGGTTCGATCGAGCGGCTAGTGGGTTGGGAAGCGGCAGGTGA
- a CDS encoding GuaB3 family IMP dehydrogenase-related protein, with protein MSANEQANIQIGRGKAARRAYGIDEIALVPGRRTLDPSLADTRWRVGAIEREIPIIASAMDSVVDADVAARLTDLGALGVLNLEGIQTRYEDPSGVLERIASVGKTKFVALMQELYAAPVRPELIRQRIVQIKERCGIAAVSVTPAGALRFGEAIAAAGADLVFVQATVVSTAHLAPDSLTPLDLAEFCQEMPMPVALGNCVTYEVTMDLMKAGAAAVMVGIGPGAACTSRGVLGVGVPQATAVADCAAARDDHFHTTGVYIPVIADGGLVTGGDICKCIACGADAVMIGSPFARAAEAPGRGFHWGMATPSPILPRGTRIQVGSTGTLEEILRGPARLDDGTHNLLGSLKTSMGTLGAKNLKDMQQVDVAIAPSLLTEGKVYQKAQQLGMGK; from the coding sequence ATGAGCGCAAACGAGCAAGCGAACATTCAGATCGGGCGCGGAAAAGCAGCGCGTCGGGCCTATGGAATTGACGAGATCGCGCTCGTTCCGGGACGGCGGACGCTCGACCCGAGTCTGGCCGATACGCGCTGGCGGGTTGGCGCGATCGAGCGCGAGATCCCGATTATTGCCAGCGCGATGGATAGCGTTGTTGATGCAGACGTGGCAGCGCGGCTGACTGATTTGGGCGCGTTGGGCGTACTCAATCTTGAAGGTATTCAAACTCGTTACGAAGACCCAAGTGGGGTGTTGGAGCGCATAGCGTCTGTCGGCAAGACCAAGTTCGTTGCGCTGATGCAGGAACTGTATGCCGCGCCCGTCCGCCCGGAGCTGATCCGGCAGCGCATCGTGCAGATTAAAGAACGGTGCGGGATTGCAGCAGTGAGCGTTACGCCGGCTGGTGCATTGCGGTTTGGCGAGGCGATCGCCGCTGCAGGGGCAGATTTGGTCTTCGTGCAGGCAACGGTAGTTTCGACGGCACACTTGGCTCCGGACAGCCTGACACCTCTCGATCTAGCGGAGTTCTGCCAAGAGATGCCCATGCCCGTGGCATTAGGTAACTGCGTGACCTATGAAGTGACGATGGATTTGATGAAGGCAGGGGCCGCTGCCGTGATGGTCGGCATTGGACCGGGAGCAGCTTGTACGTCCCGCGGCGTACTTGGCGTTGGCGTACCGCAGGCGACGGCAGTGGCCGATTGCGCGGCTGCGCGGGACGACCATTTTCATACAACGGGCGTTTACATCCCCGTCATTGCCGATGGGGGTTTGGTAACGGGTGGTGATATATGCAAATGCATTGCTTGCGGTGCTGATGCGGTGATGATCGGATCGCCCTTTGCACGGGCGGCTGAAGCACCGGGGCGCGGATTTCATTGGGGTATGGCTACGCCGAGCCCGATCTTGCCGCGCGGGACGCGGATCCAGGTAGGCAGCACGGGCACGCTGGAAGAGATTCTGCGAGGTCCGGCGCGTTTGGACGACGGCACGCACAATTTACTCGGCTCGCTCAAAACCAGCATGGGTACGCTGGGCGCTAAAAACCTCAAGGATATGCAGCAAGTCGACGTGGCGATCGCGCCGTCGTTATTGACAGAGGGTAAGGTTTATCAGAAGGCACAGCAGCTCGGAATGGGTAAGTAG